Part of the Dehalococcoidia bacterium genome is shown below.
GACACTAGCACCAGATTTGATGGCTTCTTTGGCTACGTCTAGGTGTATTGAAGTAGGCACACAAACTACAACCCCATCGCACTTGCTCTTTAATTGCTCGGATAAATTATCCGAGCAAAGGATCTCACTTCCTATTCGTTCTGTTACTTCTTGAAGCCTATCCTTACGAGTATCTACGGCCACGAGATTCTCGACGCCAAGTGCCTTTAGGTTTCCGAGGTGCCTTTTACCAATTGAACCGCAACCAACGACAATTATTCTCAAAGCCATTTCCCTGCTAAGTACGTTTATTCATCAAGATCTCTGCAAGTGCCCAATCAATAGGGTTATCAATATTTACGGAATCTTCAGCGCTCATAATCATAGCTTTGATGTTTGCCCCACTCATTGAATTGCCAGTTGTAATTACTTCCGTGCGAACTACATCTACTGAACCATTCTGTATATATGCATCACCCAATTCTTGCCTTGGCATATTATAAGGCTCCTTGAATCCAGTGGTACTAGTTGGCACGAAAGGTTCAAGGAATCCGTTTTCTATTTTCCAGGTTTTTAGAGGATGTTGCGGAGAAGATGTAACTGTCCGCACACAATCGACTTTCGGGGTTTCTAGGAATAAATTGATAGCTTTATCTATATGCGCTGCTGTTCGAAGGGGTGCAGTGGGTCTTAAATGAACCACAATATCGGGAGAATAAGATTCATTGTCTTTTAGCCAAGATAGGCAATGTAGAAATACTTCTAAATCTCTTGAAGAGTCATCTGCAAGGTGCGCGGGGCGAATAAAAGGTACCTCACAGTTGTATGTTGCCGCACATTCTGCGATTTCAGTGTCTTCGGTTGAAAGTACTAGCCTCGTAATTAAATTTGAGTTTTGAGCCGCTATTACACTGTGGGCGATCAAAGGTAGGCCAGCTAATAGTTTTATATTCTTACGAGGGATTCCTTTTGAACCGCCTCTGGCGGGGATTATTCCTAAAATATGCATCCAAATCTACACATTCTTTTTAGATTAAAGCTCAATAATTGTACATTGATTTTAGCAAATTTAGTTTTTAAGACACTCTGAATATTGAACCAATTAAAATCTATATGAGGGTATGGATTCGTAATGTGTTGTACTGATGTACAATTTGGAAAGATTATGGATTAGCTTCCGCTTCTTCCATTAGAATGAGGGAGAGCGGGGCGGTTAGCTCAGTTGGTTAGAGCGCTAGCTTCACACGCTAGAGGTCACAGGTTCGAATCCTGTATCGCCCACCAGTAGATAGCCGAGGTGGCGGAACGGCAGACGCGCTGTGTTCAGGGCGCAGTGTCCTTAGGGCGTGCGAGTTCAAATCTCGCCCTCGGCACCAAATATATATTCTGCGCTAGTAGCTCAGTGGATAGAGCGCATCCCTGCGGAGGATGAGGCCGTGGGTTCGAGTCCCACCTAGCGCGCCATTATATTCCGAATTACTATATATTCACTGAAGTTATTGTCCTGTTCTCAAGGTAACGCGAATAGAACCTTTTCTGGAGGGACGAGTGCTAAGTATTGATGACAATATCTATATGACTCAAGTTGATCGAGGCTCTGCAATGGGCGATTTCCTTCGCCTATTTTGGGTTCCAGCATTGCTGTCTTCTGAATTACCCGGACCCGATTGCGCTCCGATTAGGGTTACTTTGTTGGGTGAAAAATTGATTGCATTTCGAGATTCCTCCGGTAAGGTCGGATTGTTATTTGAGAAATGTCCACATAGAAGAGCTAGTTTATTTTTTGGGCGCAATGAAGAAATGGGAATAAGGTGCGCATACCACGGCTGGAAGTTTGATGTTAATGGCGAATGTATTGATATGCCATCGGAACCAGTAGCTTCTAATTTTCGGCATAAAATTAAGCAGACTGCTTTCGCCACTGAAGAAAAAGGAGGCCTTATCTGGGCTTATTTAGGCTCAAAAACGTCAATGCCTGAATTCCCAGCATTCCCATGGATTAATTTACCTTCTAAACAGGTTCATATAACTAAGCGATTAGAACGTACAAACTGGATTCAAGGACTCGAAGGAGGAATAGATTCCTCGCATTCTAATTTTTTGCATTCAAACCTTGAATCATTTCGCATGACTAAAGAATGGGTAGAAAAAGCTGCAAAAGCATCCGACTTACGAGCAAAATATCACGCATTGGATCGATCTCCTGTTTTTACCGCAGAGGATACAAACTACGGAGTGCGGGTGGGTGCACGACGGGATATTGGTGAAGGTAAATATTATTGGCGCTTCACCCATTGGATGATGCCTTTTTACAATCTTTTCAAGAACGGAGATAAAGCACCAGGGATGAATAGTCAGGGTATTGCTTGGATTCCGATTGATAAGACCAATTGCTGGACTATTGTGATTACGTGGAATGAGCAAAGGGAACTATCTGATGCAGATATTTCTTCAGCTGATGATTTCGCAGGCCCAGTTATTACAGGATCGTTCGAACCTGTAAGGAATATAAATAATGACTATCAGATTAATCGAGAGGATCAGATACTGAATACGTTTACTGGAATTGAGGGTATCCAAGCTCAGGACATGGCAGTGCAAGAAAGCATGGGATCCATCGTAGATCGGAATGAAGAGCACTTGGGTACAAGTGACACCGCAATTATTGCAATGAGGCGGAGGCTTCTGAAGCTTTCCTCGGATTATTCGAAAGGATATAAGCCGCCTGCTGTTAATGATGGAAGTGTATACAGAGTACGTTTTGCAGAAGCGTTAGTTG
Proteins encoded:
- a CDS encoding acylneuraminate cytidylyltransferase family protein, which translates into the protein MHILGIIPARGGSKGIPRKNIKLLAGLPLIAHSVIAAQNSNLITRLVLSTEDTEIAECAATYNCEVPFIRPAHLADDSSRDLEVFLHCLSWLKDNESYSPDIVVHLRPTAPLRTAAHIDKAINLFLETPKVDCVRTVTSSPQHPLKTWKIENGFLEPFVPTSTTGFKEPYNMPRQELGDAYIQNGSVDVVRTEVITTGNSMSGANIKAMIMSAEDSVNIDNPIDWALAEILMNKRT
- a CDS encoding Rieske 2Fe-2S domain-containing protein; this encodes MLSIDDNIYMTQVDRGSAMGDFLRLFWVPALLSSELPGPDCAPIRVTLLGEKLIAFRDSSGKVGLLFEKCPHRRASLFFGRNEEMGIRCAYHGWKFDVNGECIDMPSEPVASNFRHKIKQTAFATEEKGGLIWAYLGSKTSMPEFPAFPWINLPSKQVHITKRLERTNWIQGLEGGIDSSHSNFLHSNLESFRMTKEWVEKAAKASDLRAKYHALDRSPVFTAEDTNYGVRVGARRDIGEGKYYWRFTHWMMPFYNLFKNGDKAPGMNSQGIAWIPIDKTNCWTIVITWNEQRELSDADISSADDFAGPVITGSFEPVRNINNDYQINREDQILNTFTGIEGIQAQDMAVQESMGSIVDRNEEHLGTSDTAIIAMRRRLLKLSSDYSKGYKPPAVNDGSVYRVRFAEALVDQNQELSEVERTRMCQH